ACAAATATGGCGACGGACTAGCGACGAACTTGTTTTGTGCAAAATGTGCTGGCTCAAACAACGGATTATGTTACGACAGATCagcaatgaaattttttttcacgaatttattaaaaatgatgtAATGAATTGTGAAATTAATACCGAATTTATAAATATAGCGATGTATATTCTGTCGCTAAATTTGTGACGGAACACATTTTTCGTCACTAAGAGATGACTGACGAGCAATTAAGCAAGAGAAGATAATCCATCGCTAGTCCGTTGCTAATGTTGTTTAGCGATGGAATATCATAGATTATCGACAGATTTCGTCCGTCGGTAAAAGCTGATTTTTTTGTAGTGCACCTCCAGTTTTCCAATTCCAACCACAATTCAGCCATCGTAAATATCATGCAAAAGCTCAAGACACCCAACCTTTCAAAACATAACAAACCCCGTTACACCATTCGACCAGAACTACACGACCTCAGACCCTCACTTGCTAGCAGCCTACCCCCATGCAGTTCAAGTAACTCAATATGGGAATGCTGGATATTTCGCATCATCAAAACAATCCCACCCCACTACCAATTATTACATATGAGAGACTAACAAGCAGTCTGATAAGGTTAGCCTCAACTCAACTAGAACTGACAAAAGAAATGACAACCTTGAAGTTCTACCAAATATTACACTTTCCAATAGCTTTTATATAACTTAACATGCAACATCTCTCCCTTATACGCCATTTGAGAAACTTTGAAAGCTCTTCCTTGCAAGAAATTCTGTACATCTATGTCCCATGACAACCAAATGAGAAACACACAAGTAGTCCCGTAGATGGAAATAAGGGAACCATCATCATCTAAAATACCACATACATTGGGAGAAAGTACAAATTAAAGCAGTCTCCATCCCTTTGTTCAAACTCTCTACTTGAAGAACCCACTTAAAATGGACATGCTCCCAAATATAGAAAGGAAATTCCTGATCAAAGTCCCTCAAGAACTCAACAAGATTAATATACTTCAACTCAAAGATCTCAATAAAATATGTGATGCTAATCATCACAACAATAAAGGGAAAGAAACCCTTTGACATGGAGAGAACGATCAACGTATAACAAACGGTAAATTTGGAAATGGCTCTAGCgcggggagggggagggggagcTCCAACACACAAGAAGTCCCAACAATGAATATCCTACTATGGAACTGTAGGGGTGCGCACAATAGGAATTTTATGAGTAATATGAGAGTGCTAATGGAGTATCACAACCCAACTATGCTGACACTAACATAAACAAGAATGGAATATCACAATGGAATGCTGGGAGTACTGGATTACACTAAGGTAATAAAAGTTCCTGCAACAAGCTACTCGAGAGGAATTGAATTATTTTGGGGGAACCAAAACTCACTATCGAACCATTTGTGTTGACTAAACAAGATATCCATGCCACTATTGAGGTACGCTTTACTTCTCCAAGATCCTTCCTTTCAATAGTTTAtgtcaaaaataataacaaaccGAGGAACACATTATgggaaaatttacaaaatatgtcaacaaaaattaaagaagattGGTTGGGGTGCATAGACTTAAATGAAATCACCAAATCCTCGGAGGAAGACCAATTAATAATTCTAAATGCTCTGTAGATTGTTTATATGATATGGAAAAATGATTGATCTAGGCTTCATAGGGAAACAATATACTTGGTCAagcaaacacaaaaataatagaACACTTAATATGGAAAGGATCGATGGACATCATAGAAACCACGCTTGGCTAAAGATTTTTCCTCATTCTAGTGTCCACCACCTCGCACATACTCACTTGGATCATTGTATAATCTTATTGAACTTTATAAGAAGTCTTCCCCACTCAAACAAAATCTTTATACTTGAATCTATATGGATTAGGCCCCCTGACTTCAAAAATATAGTAAGGAGATCCTTGAAAAATAATGCAAATTATATTGGTGCCCTAGAAAATTTCCTTAAAGCCATTAAAACATGGAAAAAGTAACCTTCGGAgacattttcaagaaaaaagagAATTCCTGAAAGGCTAAATGGTCTTAAAAGTAAAAATGCTCAGTTTAAGAATTATTTTCACCCTCATAATGGACTATAATGAGATCCTTAAATGAGAGGAAGACTTTTGGAGGTTGAAATCTAGAGTACAATGGCTAAACATTTGAGAAACTAACACTAAATTCTTCCATATTTCTACGACTAGATGTTGTAGAAATAGGATTATAGGCCTAAATGATAAAGTAGGAAACTGGATCTTTGATCCATCctccataaataacataattacaaCCCACTTTCATGACATTTATTGTATAGGTTTGACCAAAAGTGATCTCCCATATACTCCTTCTTGTCATATGGCCCTTTCTTATTAAGCCAAATAATCCATTGGTTGCCTTCTTACTACATAGGAAGTTAACAATGACATTTTATCCTTTAAATCTATAAAATCTCCGGGTCCTAACGTTGTACACCCcataattttcaagaaatataGGAATGACACTGAAGAATCTGTTGTTGACACATGTATGAgggtttttaattcaataatcaTCCCGCCTGAATTAATCAAGACTCTCATTTGTCTTATCCCAAAAACATAAAATCCTGAACAAATTTCTAACTTTAGACCCATATACATTGCAATACTATATACAAAACAATCACTAAAAATTATTGTGAATAGAATTAGACCCTTCCTGGACAAAATCATTAGTCCTAATCAATGTAGTTCCACACAGGGAAGAAGAGCTATTGTCAACGCCATTATAATTTAAGAAACTATCCACtcatttaaaaaatgtaaaggAAAATTTAGGAAAATTCTCCGTATAATTGATTTAAAGAAGGTTTTTGATAGACTTGAATGGTCGTTTGTTAAACAATCACTAGTTATCCTAAACTTTCCAACTTCTCCAGTTATTGTATACACTGTACTTATAAACCCGTAATTTTAGCAAGTTGCTACTAAGTTTGGGTTCGTACCTGGTTGTGCTATTAATTTGTTGTAACCTTGCAGGTGTTGGGTTATATAGTTTTCGTTTGGATTTTTGGTATCTTTCGCTTTGGGGTTTAGGTTCAAAAATGTTTGTATCTTATGTATATTATGGATATTAGTAAATGGTAAGCCTACCAACTACTTCCTACCCTCTAGGGGTATCACACACAGGGTATCGCCtaacatattcatcatttgtatgaaattccttccaagacTACTTAACTACTCTATTAAAGAAAGCCACCCCTTTCAAGACTAATTTACTATTCTATAAagaaagactcttgaaaaccaGTTAGAGTTTATAAAATAGGTATCCCGATATCCCATTAACTCTTTGCCAATGATATTATTCTATTGGAAAGGCTGACCTTACCAAAGGAAGTATTATCATCCATATATTTAATACTCCGTCGGCGCAATCAAGACAAAAAGTAAATTATGACAGATCATCAATCATGTTTTCTTGTAATGTATGTCATGAGATTAGAAATGAATTTTCTGCTACGATGAATATCAGaccaaaaaaattaggaaatacCTAGGTCTCCCAATCATCAATCACCATCCAATAAGCTCAGATTATCAATATATTATTGACCATATGAACAACAAATTGAGTGGCtggaaaataaattcttatcaTTAGCAGGAAGAACCACCCTCGTCAAGTCTTTCTTAGCCTTCATTTCTACATACGCTATGAGATGCCATATCCTGCCCTAGTCTACTTGCAACCATATCAACTGCATCCAAAGGAATTTTCTTTGGGGGTCCACGTCGAACAAAGAAAAACTCCACTTAGAAAATTGGGATTTAGTGacctccaaaaaaaataaaggaggtCTAGGTATCCAGAAAACTAAaggaaaaacttttttttactgGCAAGTTTGTACTggagatttcaagaaaaaatgaagaacaaCTTTGGGTTACGGTTCTTAAATAGAAATACATATATCGAAGCCAAAGATCAATCTCATATTAAATCCTATTCATATGATTCATATATTTGGAAAAGCATTGCAAGATTATATTCCATATTTCGAAAAGGCATCTCTTGGAACAGTTGTGATGGCAACAAGATTAACTTTTCAGAGGACAAATAAACAGAAGCATCTCAATCACTTTGGCAAGTAATTAATGTACCTATACATGACTCTGCAAGAAATCTATTAGTTAATTTCCTCTTTTACAATAATACTTGGGATATCTTtatgggtatgtagcaagaattgatggaaaATAGAGGGAAAGAGAGGAACATGAAAAGTTCAGAACTTGAAgagttgagaacttgaaaagtccttttatgatttaatgaaaagatatttttcCCTCATCAGCggtagaaagaaaaataggagagtttaaatatagaaacattcctattaattgttaaatgattggaaagagggacccctcgggccgtcgtcgtcgtcactCAGCTCGGCTAGGACTACTACTTTGGAAAAGGATCGAGAGATTAATTTTTTgacaaagtttgttttaattattcaattaattaattaaattaaatagacaaaatgtttttaattaattagttgataaaagaaatattttcagTTATTTAGTTGAAATTAATCAAAATGTTTCCactttttagttgattaacACCGACATGGATCCGCACGCAACCCGTTTGATTTTAAaactttcccattttatttaaatttcccgCAATTTTGGaaatgactgttctgaaaggttgtaACTTTCAGAAAGAGTCGGTACCAATTGAAAGGTTGCAAAATTTCAGTAACGGTCCTGTAGATTTAAAGGGTTACAACCTTTTAGAACCTGtcctcttgcctataaataccattcactcctcaaaaaatttccaaacgaatttacttattttcttcctcttcttcttctgcataAAAATTTTCTTCATGTACTTAACTGCTTTTGAGTGGTTCCCTGACACCAGATTTTTTTGTATCGATACGCTgctgattgagatcattttattCTGGGAggatatattccaaatcaaacctggGATACTAGAggataataatttccttaatgAGACATTGTGAGTtaagtggacttgatctttttcttgtTAAAATATGTTCATATTCTGGTACGTTCTACAGATTTTAGTTTTTGTGAAGTAAATTTTGTTCATCTTTCTTACTTGttcaataaattttgattaCTCCGTGCTTCTGcaaaatttattagaatcagTAATTCTTGTTTTCTGTAACACAGATTGACAACAATTTTAAGGgaattagttattattattaatctcTGTGTCtagtggagacaaaaatcttcatGATTGTATACTCCTTGAAGTCTGCAATTATAAGTTATTGCTTACTAAGATTATATTAACTTTTGTTTATAGTAAATGACAAACAACGATGTTACAATGGTTTTTGCTGCACCAACCCGTATTGTTGCACCACAAGAAAAGAAACTGGGTAAATTCATTAGTTTcaatttcaaaggatggcagcaacATGTATTTTTCTGGgttaccactcttggtctgcagaaatttaccAGTGAAGAAACTCTAGTGGCTGCTGTTCATATGCTAgacaaaaaaattcataattattaaaGAATGGAAACATGTATACATCTTATGTAAATACTACATTTTGAGTgatttagaggatgacttacataatgtctatagtgcaataaaaCTTTGAAAGAGTTGTgggatgcacttgagaagaaatataacaTAGAAGATacatgcttgaaaaagtttgtggtcgcaATGCTTTTAGACTATAAAGaggtagatagtaaaactgttggatcacaagtgcaagAACTTAAAATTATACTCCATGATCTAATTAATGAAGATATGttagtaaatgaagcttttcaagtgcctgcaatgatcgagaagttgtCTCTTTCATGGAACgacttcaagaattatctaaagcacaagcgtaaagaaattAAGCTTTAAAATCTTGTGATTCGGCTTAAGATtgagaaagaaaacaaatatgCTGAAAAGAAGTCTCATACGAGATCAAAAATATTTGGATTTagttttgttgaagaagctccttcctatcaaagacaaaaagagaaagaagtccaatgGGCAGAAGTaagaacaggccaagaagaaattcaaaggcaactgttacaACTGTGGCGAAGCTTGTCGTAGGTCCTTTGATTGTCGTGATCCTAGAAAGGACAAagacaaaggcaaaggcaaaggTCAAGAAAACATCATGGAAGAGATGGAAGATGAAAACTACTTGTATACAATAATATCTgagtgtaacttagttgaaAATCCCAAGGAGTAATTTCTCGACTTAGGTGTCACTCGACATATTTTCTCTGcgaaagaagcctttgcaaaATACACTCCTTCTAGGTACGATGAAGATTTGCTTATGGGAAACAAAGCAACCGCAAAGATTGCAGGAACTTaaaaagtaatgttgaaaatgacaccCGACAAGGTGTTGTTTTTGAACAGTGTTCTGCATGTCTTTACTTttagaaagaatttagtttatGCTGCACTACTtgttaagaacgggtttaagtgtgtcctagatagtgataaagttgtaataagtaagaatgagaAGTTCATAGGAAAGAGTTatctcaatgagggtcttttcaagGTGATTGTAATGGTTGTTGACATTATCAATAAGAATATAGCTTCTGTTTAATTATTGGAGTCAAATGATTTATGGCATTCCtctttgggacatgtaaattttgaattcttgtGAAAACTGATTACTCGACAAGTATTATCTGATTTTAAATGTGATCAatcaaaatgcaaaatttggGTGGAAACTAAGTTTTTTAAACATCCTTATACGTCTgtttaaagaaatttcaaaacgttagacttaattcacacagattTATGCGATATGAAGTCGACACCATCGCGTagtggaaaaaagtattttataaattttattgacgactacactcgattttgttatattgatttgattaattgtaaggatgaagcaattgacgCATTTAAGCACTACAAAAATGTAGTGCAGAACCaattgactctaaaaataaaaattattcggAGTGATAGGGATAGAGAATATGAATCTCATTTTCTAGAGgcatgtttggaatatggtatttcatcaaactactgcaccctATATACCAAAGTAAAATTGTTTGGCGGAACGGAAGATTAGATCATTAAAGGAAATAATGAATGCCTTgtgatcaattctggttcaccgctAAACCAttggggggaagccatccttacGGCTAATAAGATATTCAATAGGGCACCCCATTGAAAAcataatcaattccatatgagttttGGAAAAGAAGGAAACCCAAGTTGAAATATTACAAAATGTGGGAATGTTTCTCCAAGATAGAAGTTCCTTTACCAAAGAGGGTAAAAATTAGACCAAAAACACTAGACTGTGGACTATTTGATAAGTTGTGAACAGTAAGGCCTGccgatttttggttcacaaatttggtaatcctgagattcatgtcAGTACGATAATTGAGTCAGATAACACAgatctttttgaaaatatttatctgtATAAAACTAAATGTGATTCGACATGTGAAAGACCTAAACGGCCtcgagaagaatcaatggaaaatacaCTAACTATTGAGGATCCTACGCATAGTACTCGCCAAAATAAACTTGCTTCGTTCGGACTATATTTTTGTGGAAATATTGCTTGagaatgagcctcaaacatttaaagcatcTATGTATTTCTCTGAGTccacttattggaaagaagtaGTCAATAGTGAGATGGAATAAATTTTAAGTAGCCACATTTGCGAATTGGCtaatcttcctccaggaaataaaccttaaGGATCAAAGttgatctttaaaaggaaaatgaaaccagatgggactattgacaaatataaggttAGAATGGTAATCAAAAAGTACAGAaaaaaaggaaggtctggactactttgaaacataacatcaattaggatgttaatagcactagcagcagtACATGATCTTAAAATCTCCAAATAGATGTAaagacaaccttcttaaatggagatctggaggaagaaatttacatggaacaaacTGAAGGATTTGTAGTtattagtaaagaaaaaaagtgtgcagacttatgATGTCACTTTATGGAATCTAGCAAGAACCCAAACAATGGCATTCTAAATTTGACCACACAATGTTGAAAAATGAACTCAAGATTAacaaatgtgataaatgtgtttacattaaaaatgatatgaatcatgaattcattttttgtttgtatgttgatgacatgttaataatgagtaaagccattgatgatataaatgctactaagcgcatgttaTCCAGCAAGTTCAATATAAAGGACTTAGGTGTTGCTGGTTTGATTTTAGGGGCAAGGAAAATCAAAACTGTAAGACCCCGAAGATGACCTAGTTTaaatagagcctaacatgtttttatttatgttctaaggtcctaaatattTCGAACATATGGTATAGAAGCAGTAGCTAAAATATTAGAggtgttggaagtcaaacgttaagggtcgactaagacgttcgacgactaagtcatcTAAATGTCTCTTATGTGGTTGTATGTATTTATGTttgtttcatgatgtttaaaggttattaattgagtaatatattatgtataggCAGTATTTAAAGTTTTGAGAAGTTTGAAGATCAaatgaccaagaacgtccaaggcattcgaaagatatgccttgaGTCGACCTTGTACATCTAGGCGagtttcgttgagttttacatgtttgtatttaatgtttttcatgTGATAGGTGTTAAAATTATAGAAtttaatatttgggttggaaatgtCCGGGAAATTATCCCCAAGAACCACCAAAGGGTTCTTTAGGAGGGACCAAAAATCAGTGTGCAGGCTGTGCGATGGAGCAGTCAATGGCCAATCATGGCTGTGATGCCTCATCAAAGGGTCCCATCGTGAGGTACTTAGACTTTTGTGAAGAATGGAAGATTTTTTAAGCCACTATTTACACCGACAGAAGCCTGTGACGGCTCGTCGAGATGGTGACGCCCCGTCAAGGTCAAGTCGTCGCGCAACCTGTTCTCCTACGCAGATCTACTGCCCATTAAAGGGTTAATTTGTAAATTTACCATACTTCTAAATTAAgtgttttatgttttaataaGGTTAGTTGGGCATTTCGATTAAGTATATAAAGGGTAATCACATGgaagacttcattcttcaaaatcataaacccaAAATAGTTGGAAAATATCCTAAAACCTCCATTGAGTCCTACTTTAAGAGGAATTTTGGCTAGGTTCTTTGAGTGTAAATTCTTCATTAAACTGAATAATTATCATCCTTGAGGTATGACTTTTTTTCGtgaaactcgtttcatcaaggagcccaactcccaagatattttttaaagttttctaaagtaaaTTGTCCTATTTCATTATTCTACCaggggttcttgcataaatgactctaaatattgaattatgatataattgatattttattgattatttcaatctaaattacctatgaacccatgcaaattgatgaaccctagttttgactacTTATCAAGTAAGTTGATAATAAGTTAATAATGTtgaattgttatgtagtttcttatgggctttctaatgatataataattgtatacaattgatatttaattgtttttagaTTCTAAAACCTAGAATGAATAGATGTAGATTCATTGTGTTTTACGGTTATTGctttgaattattgttcatggccatgggtaagagccttgtgatgttgaattggttgaTTTGGCATTGAATTAAAGTGTGGAAAAGGGGTTGAAGGTATGCTTCcccattttctttattttgatattaattatacttCGATTCTATCGTGATTGGTAATTTGCACTTAtagtggcggtgttatgtgttttacttgcaattgacgtggccttgtcggtgttactttatgaaATATCATGAGCATGGACTTATTTggaactacttgaagtaatttgaatatttgtgtagttgattatgtgaagcatgacatTGTCTATCCACATGTGAAGTCATATGTGTGTTCTTCTACTTAAATTGCCTTAAGTGATCATgctagactatgactttgacattgtttgtcacgacccaaatcgagccgtgagtggAACCCatatttatcctcctatgtgagcgaaccaaccactccaaaccccaacattttaaccaCAATAGacagaatacaatgcggaagacttaaaactcattaacgaaatcaataaataacttctaaaactcaatacttattattcccaaaatctggaattcatcatcacaagaacatctatccttaaattactaaagctaagagtatctaagaaactaaacataaataatggcTAGTCTATggcagaacttcaaggcatcaagacatgaagaagaagatccagtccaagctagaagctttagctcaccctgaaatctggtgtgacgaagactgcctagagttgcagttgagttgaagatgacggtacgtttgctgcactccacaaataacaaagaaaaacaattacaagtaggggtcagtacaaccacaagtactgagtagatatcatcggccaactaaaaatagaaaacagtatatatctgataataacataaaatcaaccatattcctAAATAGGTGAAAGCAACAAGTTCACAAATCATGTGTAACCACATCAAACAcacctatgagaactcaagtctccacaccatactcattagggatataggttcttttctttcgaatttattaacgtaatttaaagattcattatctttattcctcttgtgtaggtacgtgaaactccgctcccttactactatgtgccggaacgtgacactccgattccctaattctacgtgtaagtttgtgacacctgatcccctaattcaatgtgtcggttcgtgacacccgatcccctaattctacctgtcggttcgtgacacccgatcccctaattctacgcgtcggttcgtgacacctgatcccctaattctacgtgtcggttcgtgacacccgctccactaatctcgttcttttaattcatgaaaccttcttttataccaaggcatcatcaatctcattactttagttcatcaagccttctcttataccaaggcatcatcaatctcattactttagttcatcaagcattctcttataccaaggcatcatcattaacaaggtaaatttaggattagagattcaatagactcatcatgcttattcatcacaattatataatcacatcatgtaagcacacaattaactatatagaaggttttataatactagCCAACACgtatcatttgctattaagagtctactacgaatagcataaaaaccataacctacctccaccgaaggttcgtgatcaagcaagcaatttcccaaagctttgtttcctcttcgtttccctcttctctcgatcgttctctttccctctccttgttctttctatttttcttattcacttcctctttcttttaccctaattaacatataattaagtatgaaatatgatgaattatcccattaattaattcaaggttatctcctttaaccctgaagtagttaaattattgacattaacccactaaaattataattatagcaggaatagtccaaaacgtcccttaaaacatttaaagaaatccgactcagcctgggattacgtagcctgtgacggtccgtcatgactgtgacggtccgtactgcaggcctgtcacaaagttcagagagttaattctgtggaaaggtttgtgacggtccgtcatgcaaacgatggtccgtcctgccattctgtcatgaagttcagagagtcgatctcagtaccaaAATTTCAAGGGTCTaggtgttttggaatgagaccccgtagacggtccgtcgtgcccatgacggtccgtcgtgggatccgtcgaccaagacagtgTTTCCAGAAATAGAATCTGCTGTTTAGAACGACTAAACAAGTCtttacaatagatacaaatttagccatcgttcgtcctcgaacgatcataagaagaaaaacaagggcgaaaagcaGTACCTTAATCtataaacaggtgtgggtatctttcttgcatatctgcctccttttTCCAAGTgacttcttcaactggtcgattcttccattgaactttgatggatgcaatatcccttgacctcagcttgcggacttctctatctaaaatagcaatagcctcctcctcataagacaaattctcatcaagcagaactaaATCCCaatgaataatgtagtttccatccccatg
The DNA window shown above is from Solanum lycopersicum chromosome 11, SLM_r2.1 and carries:
- the LOC138339447 gene encoding uncharacterized protein, coding for MEGVQLLLKVSPMKGVMRFGKRDKLNPRYIGPFEVLMVVREVSYELALPPGLSGVHPVFHVSMLKRYHGDGNYIIHWDLVLLDENLSYEEEAIAILDREVRKLRSRDIASIKVQWKNRPVEEVTWKKEADMQERYPHLFID